In a genomic window of Micromonospora cremea:
- a CDS encoding sigma-70 family RNA polymerase sigma factor — MLRALDESPAGRAERMTTLHADHARAVLRLLLVLTRGQRQTAEDLLQETMLRAWRHLDSVPSEPDAARRWLVTVARRLVIDGVRLRRGRPAEVHLVDMTWIPAGDDTTGTALASYAIRHALGRLSPAQRSLLSEVYLVGRSAEEVAGRLGVPIGTVKSRTHYALRALRTGLDAA; from the coding sequence GTGCTGCGGGCACTCGACGAATCACCGGCCGGCCGTGCCGAACGCATGACCACGCTGCATGCGGACCACGCCCGTGCCGTGCTGCGTCTCCTGCTCGTGCTGACCCGCGGCCAGCGGCAGACCGCCGAGGATCTGCTCCAGGAGACGATGCTGCGGGCCTGGCGGCACCTCGACTCGGTGCCGTCCGAGCCCGATGCCGCCCGTCGGTGGCTCGTCACCGTCGCCCGTCGGCTCGTCATCGACGGCGTCCGGCTGCGGCGGGGCCGCCCGGCCGAGGTGCATCTCGTCGACATGACCTGGATTCCCGCTGGTGACGACACCACGGGCACCGCGCTCGCGTCGTACGCCATCCGGCACGCGCTCGGCCGGCTGAGCCCGGCGCAGCGCAGTCTGCTCTCCGAGGTTTACCTGGTCGGGCGGTCAGCGGAGGAGGTCGCGGGCCGGCTGGGGGTGCCGATCGGCACGGTGAAGTCCCGCACCCACTATGCGCTGCGCGCCCTGCGCACCGGTCTTGATGCGGCCTGA